From the Malus domestica chromosome 17, GDT2T_hap1 genome, one window contains:
- the LOC103426115 gene encoding protein HEADING DATE REPRESSOR 1-like, which translates to MERENINISRDVDGGKKGGDGGLEGFAVVSSTRIDWKPRKRSLISSASGRNIDKVTGDTANNSPDKQEVPITEEEMQDVTAAPELSERRKALFEPLEPITNINGKRPSAESLLPPPDFDAATYPKGWLIGKKRKLVNVDVVEKMRRIAVQEMNRKDREIDGLNEQLEEDARCLEHLQLQLLQERSKRSDVERENAMLQDQVTMLMNMLQDDTVDDGGPDEP; encoded by the exons ATGGAGAGGGAGAATATTAATATTAGTAGAGATGTTGATGGGGGGAAGAAGGGTGGTGATGGGGGTTTGGAAGGATTTGCAGTCGTCTCTTCCACAAGGATTGACTGGAAACCCAGAAAGAGATCACTAATATCATCAG CTAGCGGGAGGAATATAGACAAGGTAACAGGAGACACTGCTAATAATAGTCCCGACAAACAGGAAGTGCCCATCACTGAAGAGGAGATGCAGGACGTAACTGCTGCTCCTGAGCTCTCTGAACGTCGAAAGGCCCTTTTTGAACCCTTGGAACCTATAACAAATATCAATGGGAAGCGACCCTCAGCTGAATCCTTACTTCCTCCGCCGGACTTTGATGCCGCAACCTATCCTAAAGGGTGGTTGATTGGGAAAAAGAGGAAGCTAGTCAATGTCGATGTTGTTGAAAAGATGCGGAGGATTGCCGTTCAAGAAATGAACAGAAAG GATAGGGAGATTGACGGGCTAAATGAGCAGTTGGAAGAGGACGCCAGATGCCTAGAGCACCTGCAACTCCAACTCCTCCAAGAGCGAAGCAAGCGTTCAGACGTGGAGAGAGAGAACGCAATGCTGCAAGACCAGGTTACCATGCTCATGAACATGCTGCAAGACGACACCGTGGATGATGGAGGCCCCGACGAGCCATAG
- the LOC103405596 gene encoding uncharacterized protein — MVQLMSPRKVTVKLDVDESSGTRLGPSHKRLKLDSSPQMPGDVDASVYHPLDEPSPLGLQLKKSPSFLDLIQMKLSQEKSAKLATLGKRSHKGAAASGAPDKLKAMNFPASLLRIGTWEYKSRYEGDLVAKCYFAKHKLVWEVLDGSLKNKMEIQWSDVVAIKANYPEDGPGTLDVVLARPPLFFRETNPQPRKHTLWQATSDFTAGQATLNRRHFLQCPQGLLLGKHFEKLIQCDPRLNFLSQQPEIVLESPFFDARVTVTADLDDEYRHRFGSKIEEGSAISGLQESASPSGAHSSPSKNEQDFSGRAPESYSQEISSSASVMDTAGTSKMLSKFNQIKVPGLTLSMSVSDFVSHIGNCISGKEQPSSDMLEEITQYLFSDSQLPLPSDEQSLMSRVNSLYCLLQKDPSADLNLQARSDDWSNGSNDRKAAETNSASASAYESKPVEGFPAPKGEPKDSDGKQEPTMPRRDSFGELLLNLPRIASLPHFLFNLS, encoded by the exons ATGGTTCAGCTAATGAGTCCGCGAAAGGTGACGGTGAAGTTGGACGTCGATGAGTCGTCCGGCACCCGACTCGGTCCGAGTCACAAACGGCTCAAACTCGACTCGTCTCCGCAG ATGCCGGGCGATGTTGATGCGTCGGTGTACCATCCGCTGGATGAGCCGAGCCCACTCGGTTTGCAGCTCAAAAAAAGTCCATCGTTTTTGGATTTGATCCAGATGAAGCTGTCCCAAGAAAAATCTGCTAAATTGGCAACACTAGGCAAGAGAAGTCACAAGGGAGCTGCTGCTTCCGGTGCGCCGGATAAGCTCAAGGCTATGAACTTTCCGGCTTCCCTTCTAAGGATTGGGACTTGGGAG TATAAGTCGAGATACGAAGGAGATTTGGTGGCGAAATGTTATTTTGCCAAGCATAAACTTGTGTGGGAAGTGCTTGATGGTAGTCTTAAGAACAAGATGGAAATTCAGTGGTCAGATGTTGTGGCTATCAAGGCAAACTACCCGGAGGATGGACCGGGGACTTTGGATGTAGTG CTTGCTAGACCGCCCCTTTTCTTTAGGGAGACCAATCCGCAGCCTAGGAAACATACCTTGTGGCAGGCAACGTCTGATTTTACTGCTGGACAAGCCACTTTGAACAG GCGACATTTTTTGCAGTGCCCACAAGGGTTGCTCTTGGGCAAGCATTTCGAAAAGCTTATTCAATGTGATCCTCGTCTCAACTTTTTGAGCCAGCAGCCAGAAATTGTGCTAGAATCTCCATTTTTCGATGCTAGAGTTACCGTAACAGCTGACCTTGATGATGAATATAGACATCGGTTTGGTTCAAAGATTGAAGAGGGGTCTGCTATATCTGGTTTGCAGGAATCAGCATCACCTTCTGGAGCTCATTCGTCGCCTTCTAAGAATGAACAAGATTTTAGTGGTAGAGCTCCTGAAAGTTATTCCCAGGAAATTTCTTCGTCTGCCTCAG TGATGGACACTGCCGGAACCTCAAAGATGCTCAGCAAgttcaatcaaatcaaagttcCTGGACTTACTTTGTCAATGTCAGTGAGCGACTTCGTAAGCCACATTGGAAATTGCATTTCTGGCAAGGAACAACCTAGCTCAGACATGTTGGAGGAAATTACTCAGTACCTGTTCAGTGATTCCCAACTCCCATTACCGTCTGATGAGCAGTCCCTCATGTCAAGAGTCAATTCCCTTTATTGCCTCTTGCAGAAGGATCCTTCTGCAGATCTAAACTTGCAGGCCAGAAGTGATGACTGGTCGAATGGAAGCAATGATCGAAAAGCAGCGGAAACTAACTCTGCTTCTGCATCAGCTTATGAGAGCAAACCTGTAGAAGGTTTTCCTGCACCGAAGGGTGAGCCCAAGGATTCTGATGGCAAGCAGGAACCGACCATGCCGAGAAGGGATTCATTCGGGGAGCTGCTTCTTAATCTTCCTAGGATAGCAAGCCTTCCTCATTTTCTGTTTAACTTGTCGTAA